In Thiovibrio frasassiensis, one DNA window encodes the following:
- a CDS encoding nitroreductase family protein, with protein MTTQHPHSRRPGPIIDPEKCSGCGLCLPVCPDQTLSLLHGKVIVSGERCLACGHCLAVCPTQAISVPSLEHNLLFQTFGADNQYLPPGQGDTAQLVRLMLSRRSCRNYKNRALDPQLLEDLARIGTTAPSGTNSQGWTFTILPSRPAVEALGTLVGAYFARLNRLAANPLLRNLLRLLGKPALANYYHRYQQTIAQGLREWEEQGHDRLFHGAPGVIIVGSHPGASCPKEDALLATQNILLAAHTMGLGSCLIGFAVAAMARNTKIQQALGIPAAEEIHAVIALGYPAEPYQRLTGRKPLTPRYFSA; from the coding sequence ATGACAACCCAGCACCCACATTCCAGGCGGCCCGGCCCCATTATCGACCCAGAAAAATGCAGCGGCTGCGGTCTCTGCCTTCCGGTCTGCCCGGACCAAACCCTCTCGCTGCTGCACGGCAAGGTGATAGTCAGCGGGGAGCGCTGCCTGGCCTGCGGACATTGCCTCGCCGTCTGCCCCACCCAAGCGATCAGCGTCCCAAGCCTTGAGCACAACCTCCTTTTTCAGACCTTCGGCGCGGACAACCAATATCTGCCACCCGGCCAGGGCGACACCGCCCAGCTGGTCCGGCTCATGCTCTCCCGGCGCTCCTGCCGCAACTACAAAAACCGCGCCCTGGACCCGCAACTGCTGGAAGACCTGGCCCGCATCGGCACCACCGCCCCCTCCGGCACCAACAGCCAAGGCTGGACCTTTACCATCCTGCCGTCCCGTCCAGCGGTGGAAGCCCTGGGAACCCTGGTTGGGGCCTACTTTGCCCGGCTCAATCGGTTGGCGGCCAACCCCTTGCTGCGGAACCTTCTCCGCTTGCTTGGCAAACCGGCCCTGGCCAATTATTATCACCGCTACCAGCAAACCATTGCCCAGGGGCTGCGGGAATGGGAGGAACAAGGGCACGACCGACTGTTCCACGGAGCGCCCGGGGTCATCATCGTCGGCTCACACCCCGGCGCAAGCTGTCCGAAGGAAGACGCCCTGCTGGCCACCCAGAATATCCTTCTGGCCGCCCATACCATGGGACTCGGCTCCTGCCTGATCGGTTTTGCCGTGGCGGCCATGGCCAGAAACACGAAAATCCAACAGGCCCTCGGTATTCCCGCCGCGGAGGAAATCCATGCGGTCATCGCTCTGGGCTATCCGGCCGAACCCTACCAGCGGCTCACCGGCAGAAAACCGCTAACGCCGCGATATTTTTCCGCATAA
- a CDS encoding SlyX family protein, whose translation MEDRIIELETRLAFQEIALEELNGALIDQQAQLDRVEKECARLANLLAEIISPRDTV comes from the coding sequence ATGGAAGACCGGATCATCGAACTGGAAACCCGCCTGGCCTTCCAGGAAATCGCCCTCGAAGAACTCAATGGTGCCTTGATCGATCAGCAGGCCCAGCTTGACCGAGTGGAAAAAGAATGCGCCCGACTGGCCAATCTCCTGGCCGAAATTATTTCTCCCCGGGACACCGTCTGA
- a CDS encoding DEAD/DEAH box helicase, with protein MSPPFTLTVGTHACLRGASATLAEALKQQLTIDNPEYLEAKKYSRWMGKKLKPHLYFYTEHNDELIFPRGYANHAILLARKFMRQDPRIIDQRRSAAPVDFHFQGELRPYQEAAITAIMRHDFGVLEAGTGSGKTVIALAVIARRRQPTLVLVHTKELLYQWVERTRTFLAVEAGMIGDGHFSLAPITIAIVNSARNRLEELPAHFGQLCVDECHRVPASLFTEVVSAFDCRYLLGLSATAFRRDGLTKLIYMHLGDRAFKVETLDLHESGAILKPEYLQRPTEFRYVYRGNYQALMKALCGNAARNQLIVADILKERTCSPGTILVVSDRVKHCEELAALLKKQGCPSAVLTGKLPADQRTALVDSIRQGEVKVLISTVQLIGEGFDCPDLATLFLTTPIKFTGRLLQVVGRVLRPAHAKQARVYDYVDPVGVLASSAQSRWLTFQQG; from the coding sequence ATGAGCCCGCCCTTCACCCTCACCGTCGGCACGCACGCCTGTCTGCGCGGTGCCTCAGCCACCCTGGCCGAGGCGCTCAAACAGCAGCTGACCATCGACAATCCCGAGTATCTCGAAGCCAAGAAATACAGCCGCTGGATGGGGAAAAAACTCAAGCCCCACCTCTATTTCTACACCGAGCACAACGACGAACTCATCTTTCCGCGGGGCTACGCCAACCACGCCATCCTCCTGGCCCGCAAATTCATGCGCCAGGACCCGCGGATCATCGACCAGCGCCGGAGCGCCGCCCCGGTGGATTTCCACTTCCAGGGCGAGCTGCGGCCCTACCAGGAAGCGGCGATCACCGCCATCATGCGCCATGACTTCGGGGTGCTCGAGGCCGGCACCGGCTCGGGCAAGACGGTGATCGCCCTGGCGGTGATCGCCAGACGACGCCAACCCACCCTGGTGCTGGTCCACACCAAGGAGCTCCTCTACCAATGGGTGGAACGGACCCGCACCTTTTTGGCTGTGGAAGCCGGGATGATCGGCGACGGCCATTTCTCCCTGGCCCCCATCACCATCGCCATTGTCAACTCGGCCCGCAACCGGCTGGAGGAACTGCCCGCCCATTTCGGCCAGCTTTGCGTGGACGAATGCCACCGGGTTCCGGCCTCGCTCTTCACCGAGGTGGTCTCCGCTTTCGACTGCCGCTACCTGTTGGGCCTTTCCGCCACCGCCTTCCGCCGGGACGGCCTGACCAAACTGATCTACATGCATCTCGGCGATCGGGCCTTCAAGGTGGAAACCCTCGATCTGCACGAAAGCGGCGCCATCCTCAAGCCGGAATACCTCCAACGGCCCACGGAATTCCGCTATGTCTACCGGGGCAATTATCAGGCCCTGATGAAAGCGCTCTGCGGCAACGCCGCGAGAAACCAGCTCATTGTCGCCGATATCCTTAAAGAACGGACCTGTTCCCCTGGCACCATCCTGGTGGTCAGCGACCGGGTCAAGCATTGCGAGGAACTGGCCGCGCTCCTGAAAAAACAGGGGTGCCCGAGCGCGGTGCTCACCGGCAAGCTCCCGGCGGACCAACGCACCGCCCTGGTCGACTCCATCCGCCAGGGCGAGGTCAAGGTGCTGATCTCCACCGTCCAGCTCATCGGTGAGGGGTTCGACTGTCCGGACCTTGCCACCCTCTTTCTCACCACGCCGATCAAATTCACCGGCCGCCTCCTCCAGGTGGTGGGCAGGGTCCTGCGCCCGGCCCACGCCAAACAGGCACGGGTCTACGATTACGTCGACCCGGTGGGGGTGCTTGCCTCCTCGGCCCAGAGCCGCTGGCTCACCTTCCAACAGGGGTAG
- a CDS encoding ACT domain-containing protein, which translates to MKVKQLEIFLKNNPGRLADISHTLAENAINIRALSVADTADSGILRLVVNDTTKAQQVLQENGFTVALTDVLAVEVPDKPGTLDCILQVARKGGLNVEYMYAFSKKSGESGMLLFRFDDQDAAVALFQKAGCRLLSDDEIHSL; encoded by the coding sequence ATGAAGGTAAAACAGCTGGAGATCTTCCTGAAGAACAATCCAGGCCGCCTGGCCGATATCAGCCATACCTTGGCGGAAAACGCCATCAACATCCGGGCGCTCTCGGTCGCGGACACCGCCGATTCCGGCATCCTCCGCCTGGTGGTAAACGATACCACCAAGGCGCAGCAGGTCTTGCAGGAAAACGGCTTCACAGTTGCGCTCACCGATGTCCTGGCTGTGGAAGTGCCGGACAAGCCCGGCACCCTGGACTGCATCCTCCAGGTGGCGCGCAAGGGTGGGCTGAACGTGGAGTACATGTACGCCTTTTCCAAAAAGAGCGGCGAATCCGGCATGCTCCTCTTCCGCTTCGACGACCAGGATGCGGCGGTGGCGCTGTTCCAGAAGGCGGGCTGCCGGTTATTGAGCGACGACGAGATCCACTCCCTGTAA
- a CDS encoding pyridoxal phosphate-dependent aminotransferase: MAVSQKMLAFAERSSWIRKMFEEGGRLKAQYGAEQVCDFSLGNPDLPPPAQYQEAVRAITAAETPGSHGYMANNGYPFVRAAVAQQIAAEQGMELSQDEILMTVGAAGGLNVVMKSLLDPGDEVIILAPFFVEYNFYVDNHNGVTKIVNTAPDFSLDLAAIAAAITPKSKAIIINSPNNPTGQIYAAEELAGLAEVLAKAGHTIYLISDEPYRKIVYDGHTVPSIFAAYPNSLIVSSYSKDLSLPGERIGYIAVHPEIEGKSQLLGAMTLANRILGFVNAPALMQRVVAQLQGVTVDCSVYARRRELFCKVLSEAGYEFIPPKGAFYLFPKSPIADDARFVGLLAEEKILGVPGRGFGMEGYFRLAFCVEDAVINRSAEGFKKALAAAKALA, encoded by the coding sequence ATGGCTGTCTCACAAAAAATGCTCGCCTTTGCAGAACGCTCCTCCTGGATCCGCAAGATGTTCGAGGAAGGCGGTCGGCTCAAGGCCCAATACGGAGCCGAGCAGGTCTGCGATTTCAGTCTCGGCAACCCGGACCTGCCGCCGCCCGCCCAATATCAGGAAGCGGTGCGCGCGATTACCGCCGCGGAAACCCCGGGCAGCCACGGCTACATGGCCAACAACGGCTATCCCTTTGTCCGGGCGGCGGTGGCACAGCAGATCGCAGCCGAACAGGGCATGGAGCTGAGTCAGGACGAGATCCTCATGACCGTAGGTGCCGCCGGCGGCCTCAACGTGGTGATGAAGTCCCTGCTCGATCCGGGCGACGAGGTGATCATCCTCGCCCCCTTCTTTGTCGAGTACAATTTCTATGTGGACAACCACAACGGGGTCACCAAAATCGTCAACACCGCGCCCGATTTCAGCCTGGATCTCGCGGCCATTGCCGCCGCCATCACCCCGAAGAGCAAGGCAATCATCATCAACAGCCCCAACAACCCTACCGGCCAGATCTATGCGGCTGAGGAGCTGGCCGGGTTGGCCGAGGTGCTCGCCAAGGCGGGGCACACCATCTACCTGATCAGTGACGAGCCCTACCGCAAGATCGTCTACGACGGCCACACCGTGCCGAGCATCTTCGCCGCCTACCCCAACAGCCTCATCGTTTCCTCCTACTCCAAGGATCTTTCCCTGCCGGGCGAACGCATCGGCTACATCGCGGTGCACCCGGAGATCGAGGGCAAATCCCAGCTCCTCGGGGCCATGACCCTGGCCAACCGGATCCTGGGCTTTGTCAACGCCCCGGCCCTGATGCAGCGGGTGGTGGCGCAACTGCAAGGGGTCACGGTTGATTGCTCCGTCTACGCCCGGCGGCGCGAGCTGTTCTGTAAGGTGCTCAGCGAGGCGGGCTACGAGTTTATCCCGCCCAAGGGCGCCTTCTACCTGTTCCCGAAATCGCCCATTGCCGATGACGCCCGCTTTGTCGGGCTGCTGGCCGAAGAGAAGATCCTGGGCGTACCGGGGCGGGGCTTTGGGATGGAGGGCTATTTCCGTCTCGCCTTCTGCGTGGAAGACGCAGTGATCAACCGTTCCGCCGAGGGGTTCAAAAAGGCCCTGGCCGCTGCCAAGGCTCTGGCATAA
- a CDS encoding TerC family protein, producing MGDALALLALLIGLELVLGVDNILVIAIFVGRLPAEKRDSARLAGLAFALVARIGMLVALLGLANLTNPVFLDFSVRDLILISGGLFLLFKAVREIHHTVEAKEEGGGPGMVMGGFAAIIGQIVLLDIVFSIDSVITAIGLTSQVWIIISSVIVSFVAILFFARPIGEFILQHPAIKILALSFLITIGVTIFMEGLHKHVPKGYIYLPMGFALLVEILQMRYEHNRKKILAAEQAP from the coding sequence ATGGGAGACGCACTGGCACTACTCGCCCTGCTAATTGGCCTGGAACTGGTTCTGGGAGTCGACAATATCCTGGTCATCGCGATCTTTGTCGGCCGTCTGCCCGCGGAAAAGCGCGACAGCGCCCGCCTGGCCGGGCTCGCCTTCGCCCTGGTCGCGCGGATCGGCATGCTGGTCGCCCTCCTCGGCCTGGCCAACCTTACCAACCCCGTGTTCCTGGATTTTTCCGTCCGGGACCTGATCCTGATCTCCGGCGGCCTCTTTCTGCTCTTCAAGGCGGTGCGGGAGATCCACCACACGGTGGAGGCCAAGGAGGAGGGAGGCGGTCCCGGCATGGTCATGGGCGGCTTTGCTGCAATCATCGGCCAGATCGTCCTGCTGGACATCGTCTTTTCCATCGACTCGGTGATCACCGCCATCGGCCTGACCAGCCAGGTCTGGATCATCATCAGCTCGGTTATTGTCTCCTTCGTGGCCATCCTCTTTTTCGCCCGGCCCATCGGCGAATTCATCCTCCAGCACCCGGCGATCAAGATCCTCGCCCTCTCCTTTTTGATCACCATCGGGGTGACCATCTTCATGGAGGGGCTGCACAAGCATGTGCCCAAGGGCTATATCTACCTGCCCATGGGCTTCGCCCTTCTGGTCGAAATCCTGCAGATGCGCTACGAGCATAACCGTAAAAAAATCCTGGCCGCCGAACAGGCGCCATAA
- a CDS encoding GAF domain-containing protein, with amino-acid sequence MRTIKYPLWTILTVYGTIATLWLLMGDWFLHGMESDQTVMLWDTTKDIAFLLCSMGLVALLLLRHTTSAREFSINYKAIFDSANDAFLVFDKNGTIVDANRKACEIYGYPLDRLKGLTGQDLVRPDYFQLFTRFAQASHLDLAKTIESIDVRADGSTFPVEIRGSIISYQGEEHRLAIIRDVSSQQEMARHKASSEHRLQEQLTLLALSADLGVVLTRSKNVAEMLQDCTELLAKHLDAAFARIWTLESGEEMLKLVASAGMYTHLDGPHARIPMIEEYKIGAIALHKKPHLTNTVIGDPQIRDQEWARREGMIAFAGQPLLIGNRTIGVMGLFAKHPLSEVVLQTLGAVADEVALGIDRIWTEAELVQKNRALKTMSGCNEVLVRAEEEAKFLAEICATIVQHGEYAMAWIGLKETDPACGVRVAASAGDAPGYLAGIKVSWADNEWGQGPTGKAIRTGMVNYCEDVENSKSFLPWLEAAREHRLGSSVAIPLIHGGETMGALNIYAAEKQGFGISEVALLQDLAIDVAYGLRVLRERTLAKKGAEEKARLEQQVRQGQKMEAIGTLAGGIAHDFNNILAAILGFTDLAKYKLPEGSELHHDLDSVLQAGTRAKELVKQILTFSPGRWSRNGAPSRSISWSRRP; translated from the coding sequence ATGCGGACAATCAAATATCCCCTCTGGACCATTCTGACGGTCTACGGCACGATCGCCACTCTGTGGCTGCTCATGGGTGATTGGTTTCTTCACGGCATGGAAAGCGACCAGACGGTGATGTTGTGGGATACGACCAAAGATATTGCCTTTCTCCTTTGTTCCATGGGGCTCGTTGCTTTGTTATTGCTGCGGCACACAACAAGTGCCCGCGAATTCTCCATCAACTACAAGGCGATATTCGATTCCGCCAACGACGCCTTTCTCGTCTTCGACAAGAACGGCACCATCGTCGACGCCAATCGCAAAGCGTGCGAAATTTATGGCTACCCCCTTGATCGCTTGAAGGGCCTTACCGGTCAGGATCTTGTCCGTCCCGACTATTTCCAGCTGTTTACAAGATTTGCCCAGGCAAGCCACCTTGACCTGGCAAAGACCATTGAATCGATTGATGTCCGGGCCGACGGCAGCACTTTCCCGGTGGAGATCCGAGGCTCCATCATTTCCTATCAGGGCGAGGAGCATAGGCTGGCGATTATCCGGGATGTCTCCTCCCAGCAGGAAATGGCACGCCATAAAGCCTCCAGCGAGCACCGGTTACAGGAACAACTCACCCTCCTGGCACTCAGCGCGGACTTGGGGGTGGTGTTGACCAGAAGCAAGAATGTCGCGGAGATGCTGCAAGATTGTACGGAACTGCTGGCCAAGCATCTTGATGCGGCCTTTGCCCGCATCTGGACCCTGGAATCCGGCGAAGAGATGCTGAAGCTTGTGGCCAGCGCCGGCATGTATACCCACCTGGACGGCCCCCATGCCCGAATTCCCATGATCGAAGAGTATAAAATCGGCGCCATCGCTCTGCACAAAAAACCCCATCTCACCAACACTGTTATCGGCGATCCGCAGATTCGCGATCAGGAATGGGCGCGCCGGGAAGGCATGATCGCCTTTGCCGGCCAGCCGCTCCTGATCGGCAACCGAACCATCGGGGTCATGGGGCTTTTTGCCAAACACCCGCTCTCGGAGGTTGTGCTACAGACCCTCGGGGCGGTGGCCGACGAGGTGGCGCTTGGCATCGACCGGATATGGACCGAAGCCGAACTGGTGCAGAAAAACCGGGCCCTGAAAACCATGAGCGGTTGCAATGAAGTTTTGGTGCGGGCCGAGGAAGAGGCGAAATTTCTGGCAGAAATCTGCGCAACCATCGTCCAGCACGGCGAGTATGCAATGGCGTGGATCGGACTCAAGGAAACCGATCCGGCTTGTGGGGTGCGGGTGGCGGCGAGCGCGGGCGATGCGCCGGGATATCTCGCCGGAATCAAGGTTTCCTGGGCTGACAACGAATGGGGTCAAGGCCCGACCGGCAAAGCAATCCGCACCGGGATGGTCAACTACTGTGAGGATGTGGAAAATTCCAAGAGCTTCCTCCCGTGGTTGGAAGCAGCACGCGAACATCGACTTGGCAGTTCCGTGGCCATTCCGCTCATTCATGGTGGGGAAACCATGGGCGCCCTGAACATCTACGCCGCGGAAAAACAAGGCTTCGGCATTTCCGAGGTGGCCTTGCTGCAAGATTTGGCGATTGATGTGGCCTACGGTCTCCGGGTTTTGCGGGAGCGAACCCTGGCAAAGAAGGGGGCAGAAGAAAAAGCTCGGCTTGAACAACAGGTGCGACAGGGACAAAAGATGGAAGCCATCGGAACCCTGGCCGGCGGCATTGCCCATGACTTCAACAATATTCTTGCCGCCATCCTGGGATTTACCGATCTGGCGAAGTACAAGTTGCCCGAGGGAAGCGAGCTGCACCACGACTTGGACAGTGTGCTCCAGGCGGGGACCCGTGCCAAGGAACTGGTCAAACAGATTCTCACCTTCAGCCCCGGCAGGTGGAGCAGGAACGGCGCCCCATCGAGGTCTATCTCGTGGTCAAGGAGGCCCTGA
- a CDS encoding ATP-binding protein, producing MEQERRPIEVYLVVKEALKLLRASIPTNIEFKSTIDEKSGAVLADPTQIHQLIMNLCTNAYHAMRGDDAGTLGVSLRAAEINKQDAHGLLHPGNYLEFTVSDTGCGMSPEIMERIFDPYFTTKPRGEGTGMGLAMVHGIVTQYEGDIRVESALGQGTTIRVYLPQAENKAPEAERIISQQLPGGNERVLVVDDEHMVLAMHTNMLERLGYKVTAMPSSKEALAEFSARPQDFDLVLTDMAMPGMQGDILAQKIRQVRADIPILMCTGFSEKLTPERAQGFGIGKIIMKPLLFRELATSIREFLDS from the coding sequence GTGGAGCAGGAACGGCGCCCCATCGAGGTCTATCTCGTGGTCAAGGAGGCCCTGAAATTACTGCGCGCCTCCATCCCGACAAACATCGAATTCAAGAGCACCATCGATGAAAAAAGCGGCGCAGTGCTCGCCGACCCCACCCAGATCCATCAGCTCATCATGAACCTCTGCACCAATGCCTATCACGCCATGCGTGGCGACGATGCCGGAACCCTGGGGGTTTCCCTGCGGGCGGCGGAAATCAACAAGCAGGACGCCCATGGCCTGCTCCACCCCGGGAATTATCTCGAATTCACAGTCAGCGACACCGGCTGCGGCATGAGTCCGGAAATCATGGAAAGAATTTTCGACCCCTATTTTACCACCAAGCCGCGCGGCGAGGGCACCGGCATGGGGCTGGCGATGGTCCATGGCATTGTCACGCAATACGAAGGCGATATCCGGGTGGAGAGCGCGCTTGGGCAAGGAACGACGATCCGGGTCTACCTGCCCCAGGCGGAAAATAAGGCCCCTGAAGCCGAGCGGATCATTAGCCAGCAGCTCCCAGGGGGCAACGAGCGGGTGCTGGTGGTGGATGACGAGCATATGGTCCTGGCCATGCATACAAACATGCTTGAACGGTTGGGGTACAAGGTGACGGCCATGCCAAGCAGCAAGGAAGCACTGGCGGAGTTTAGCGCCCGGCCGCAGGATTTTGATCTGGTGCTCACCGACATGGCCATGCCGGGTATGCAGGGTGATATTTTGGCCCAAAAAATTCGGCAGGTGCGGGCGGATATCCCGATTCTCATGTGCACCGGCTTCAGCGAAAAACTGACCCCGGAAAGGGCGCAGGGTTTCGGGATCGGCAAAATCATCATGAAGCCGCTTCTCTTTCGGGAACTGGCGACTTCTATCCGGGAGTTTCTCGATTCCTGA